A genomic segment from Vicugna pacos chromosome 17, VicPac4, whole genome shotgun sequence encodes:
- the RRP9 gene encoding U3 small nucleolar RNA-interacting protein 2: MSATAAARKRGKPASGAGAGKRRRKDDSAGDKSKSKGGSKMNEEISSDSETESLAPRRTEEEEEEELEETAQEKKLRLAKLYLEQLRQQEEEKAEAREFEEDQVAGRLKEDVLEQRGRLQKSVAKEVQTPAPADIRILRGHQLSITCLVITPDDLAIFSAAKDCTIIKWSVESGRKLHVIPRAKKGADGKPSSHSSHILCMAISSDGKYLASGDRSKLILIWDAQSCQHLYTFTGHRDAVSGLAFRRGTHQLYSTSHDRSVKVWNVAENSYVETLFGHQDAVAALDALSRECCVTAGGRDGTVRVWKIPEESQLVFYGHQGSIDSIQLINEEHMVSGADDGSVALWGLSKKRPLALQREAHGLRGEPGLEQPFWVSSVAALLNTDLVATGSHNNSVRLWQCGEGFRQLDLLCDIPLVGFINSLKFSSAGDFLVAGVGQEHRLGRWWRIKEARNSVCIIPLRRAPRPPTAGS; this comes from the exons ATGTCGGCGACAGCGGCAGCTCGAAAGCGGGGAAAGCCAGCCTCCGGAGCCGGGGCCGGCAAGCGGCGGCGAAAG GACGATTCTGCCGGGGACAAGAGCAAGTCCAAGGGTGGCAGCAAGATGAATGAAGAAATCTCTAGCGACTCGGAAACTGAGAG CCTGGCTCCCAGGaggactgaggaggaggaggaagaggagctggaggagaccGCACAGGAGAAGAAGCTGCGCTTGGCCAAGCTCTACCTTGAGCAGCTCAGGCAGCAAG aggaggagaaggctgAAGCCCGTGAATTTGAGGAGGACCAGGTGGCGGGGAGGCTGAAGGAGGATGTG CTTGAGCAGAGGGGCAGGCTGCAGAAGTCGGTGGCAAAAGAG GTtcagaccccagccccagccgacATTCGAATCTTACGGGGCCACCAGCTGTCCATCACATGTTTGGTTATCACCCCAGATGACCTGGCCATCTTTTCTGCCGCCAAAGACTGCACCATTATTAAGT GGAGCGTGGAGAGTGGCCGGAAGCTTCACGTGATCCCTCGGGCCAAGAAGGGTGCCGACGGGAAGCCCTCCAGCCACAGCAGCCACATCCTCTGCATGGCCATCTCCTCCGACGGCAAGTACCTG GCCTCAGGTGACCGCAGCAAGCTCATTCTCATTTGGGACGCCCAGAGCTGCCAGCACCTGTACACCTTCACCGGACACCGGGATGCCGTATCG GGGCTGGCATTCCGCAGAGGAACCCACCAGCTCTACAGCACATCCCACGATCGCTCCGTGAAGGTGTGGAACGTGGCGGAGAACTCCTACGTGGAGACGCT TTTTGGGCACCAGGATGCGGTGGCTGCACTGGACGCCCTGAGCAGGGAGTGCTGCGTGACTGCCGGGGGCCGAGATGGGACCGTGCGTGTGTGGAAGATCCCCGAGGAGTCCCAGCTGGTCTTCTACGGCCACCA gggctCCATCGACAGTATCCAGCTCATCAACGAAGAGCACATGGTGTCGGGTGCAGACGATGG CTCTGTGGCCTTGTGGGGCCTCTCCAAGAAGCGGCCACTTGCCCTGCAGCGTGAGGCCCATGGGCTACGGGGGGAGCCAGGCTTGGAGCAGCCCTTCTGGGTGTCCTCGGTGGCAGCCCTGCTCAACACAGATCTCGTGGCCACAG gctcTCATAACAACTCTGTGCGGCTCTGGCAGTGTGGCGAGGGCTTCCGGCAGCTTGACCTTCTCTGCGACATTCCCCTG GTGGGCTTTATCAATAGCCTCAAGTTCTCCAGCGCTGGGGACTTCCtggtggctggggtggggcaggagcaCAG GCTTGGCCGGTGGTGGCGGATCAAAGAGGCTCGGAACTCTGTCTGTATCATCCCTCTCCGCAGGGCCCCCAGGCCCCCCACTGCTGGCTCCTGA
- the PARP3 gene encoding LOW QUALITY PROTEIN: protein mono-ADP-ribosyltransferase PARP3 (The sequence of the model RefSeq protein was modified relative to this genomic sequence to represent the inferred CDS: inserted 1 base in 1 codon; substituted 4 bases at 4 genomic stop codons) produces the protein MGCKGQGGPKAPSVPQNSHFPKCKPQVQHEGLEKKRQPGTEEEDNFHSTAKALRAAPTEKHVVXVDPLCPLSSNPGTQVSCNYDCTLNQTNIASNNKFYIIQLLEEGDHFVCWNRWGRVGEVGQSKLSPFVSLEDXKKDFEKKFQKKTENIWAERDHFVAHPSKYTLIEVQREDEAQEAMVKVDGGSMRTVVXRMRPCSLDPATQKLITNIFSKDMFKNAMALMNLDEGRGARQDVKMPLGKLSKQQIAXGFEALEALEVALKAPTDGGCSLEELSSHFYTVIPHNFSHNRPPPINSPELLQAKDMLLVLAKTLQAAPEETKQVEEVPHPLDQYYQLLKCQLQLLDPEATEYQMPHRGTGLSGLRIALGRVGLVHTSLALGTQLLLSPQVMHTYLEQTGNNYRCPALQHVWKVNREGAGNQFQAHSKLGNCKLPWHGTNMAAVAAILTSGLRIMPHSGGHVGKGIYFAPENSKSASCVTGMSCGAHHIDYMFLGEVALGTEYHFTNDKPSLKQPPTGFNSVITXSHTEPDTTQDTKLELDGQQVAVPQGQPVPCPEFRSSSFSQSEYLIYQESRCCLRYLQEVRL, from the exons ATGGGGTGCAAAGGCCAGGGAGGCCCGAAGGCCCCCTCTGTGCCCCAGAATAGCCATTTTCCAAAGTGCAAGCCCCAAGTGCAGCATGAGGGCCTTGAGAAGAAGAGGCAGCCAGGTACAGAAGAGGAGGACAATTTCCACTCCACTGCCAAGGCCCTGAGGGCCGCACCCACAGAGAAGCATGTAGTCTGAGTGGACCCCCTGTGCCCGCTCAGCAGCAACCCCGGGACCCAGGTAAGCTGTA ACTACGACTGCACCCTGAACCAGACCAACATCGCGAGCAACAACAAGTTCTACATCATCCAGCTGCTGGAGGAGGGCGACCACTTCGTCTGCTGGAACCGCTGGGGCCGTGTG GGAGAGGTGGGCCAGTCAAAGCTCAGCCCCTTCGTGTCACTGGAGG AAAAGAAAGACTTTGAAAAGAAATTTCAGAAGAAGACCGAGAACATTTGGGCAGAGCGGGACCACTTTGTGGCCCACCCCAGCAAGTACACACTTATCGAAGTACAGAGAGAAGATGAGGCCCAGGAAGCCATGGTGAAG GTAGACGGAGGCTCCATGAGGACTGTGGTTTAACGGATGCGGCCCTGCTCCCTGGACCCAGCCACACAGAAGCTCATCACCAACATCTTCAGCAAGGACATGTTCAAGAATGCCATGGCCCTCATGAACCTGGATGAGGGGAGAGGGGCCAGGCAGG ATGTGAAGATGCCCCTGGGGAAGTTGAGCAAGCAGCAGATTGCCTGAGGCTTTGAGGCCCTGGAGGCACTGGAGGTGGCTCTGAAAGCCCCCACAGATGGTGGCTGCAGCCTGGAGGAGCTGTCCTCCCACTTCTACACTGTCATTCCCCACAACTTCAGCCACAACCGGCCCCCGCCCATCAACTCCCCGGAGCTTCTGCAGGCCAAGGACATGCTGCTG GTGCTGGCCAAGACTCTGCAGGCAGCCCCAGAGGAGACAAAGCAGGTGGAGGAGGTGCCACACCCACTGGACCAATATTATCAGCTCCTCAAATGCCAGCTCCAGCTGCTGGACCCAGAGGCAACGGAGTACCAGATGCCCCACAGAGGAACGGGGCTCTCA GGCCTGAGGATCGCTCTGGGACGAGTAGGGTTGGTCCACACGTCTCTCGCTCTTGGCACCCAGCTTCTGCTCTCCCCACAGGTGATGCATACCTATTTAGAACAGACTGGCAACAACTACAGGTGTCCTGCTCTCCAGCACGTTTGGAAAGTGAACCGAGAAGGGGCG ggCAATCAGTTCCAGGCCCACTCCAAGCTGGGTAATTGCAAGCTACCGTGGCATGGCACCAACATGGCTGCGGTGGCCGCCATCCTCACCAGTGGGCTCCGCATCATGCCACATTCTGGTGGCCATGTTGGCAAGGGCATCTACTTCGCCCCAGAGAACAGCAAGTCAGCTAGCTGTG TTACTGGCATGTCCTGCGGGGCCCATCACATTGACTACATGTTCCTGGGTGAGGTGGCACTGGGCACAGAGTACCACTTCACCAACGACAAGCCCAGCTTGAAACAGCCACCCACTGGCTTCAACAGTGTCATCACCTGAAGCCACACAGAGCCTG ACACAACCCAGGACACCAAGCTGGAGCTGGATGGGCAGCAAGTGGCAGTGCCCCAAGGCCAACCGGTGCCCTGCCCAGAATTCAGAAGCTCCAGTTTCTCCCAGAGCGAGTATCTCATCTACCAGGAGAGCCGGTGCTGCCTGCGCTACCTGCAGGAAGTTCGCCTCTGA
- the GPR62 gene encoding G-protein coupled receptor 62, translating to MANTTALNAPEVAASIGLILAAVVEAAAILGNSALLVVVLRTPGLRDALYLVHLCIVDLLAAASIMPLGLLAAPPPGLGRVRLGPAPCRAARFLSAALLPACTLGVAALGLARYRLIVHPLRPGARPPPTLVLTAVWAAAALLGALSLLGPPPAPPPAPARCSVLAGGLGPFRPLWALLAFALPALLLLGAYGSIFLVARRAALRPPRPARGSRPRSDSLDSRLSILPPLRPRLRGVKAALAPALAVGQFAACWLPYGCACLAPAAQAAAAEAAVTWVAYSAFAAHPFLYGLLQRPVRRTLGRLARRALPRPPRACTSRAWHLRALLQHLQGPPEGPVLGSSEAPEQTQVLAGGESLSMPEAT from the coding sequence ATGGCCAACACCACAGCGCTGAACGCCCCAGAAGTCGCAGCCTCAATAGGGTTGATCCTGGCGGCTGTCGTGGAGGCGGCAGCAATTCTGGGCAACAGCGCACTTTTGGTCGTGGTGCTGCGCACGCCAGGACTGCGCGACGCGCTCTACCTGGTGCACCTGTGTATCGTGGACCTGCTGGCGGCCGCCTCCATCATGCCGCTGGGCCTGCTGGCAGCACCACCGCCGGGGCTGGGCCGCGTGCGCCTGGGCCCCGCGCCCTGCCGCGCCGCGCGCTTCCTCTCGGCGGCGCTGCTGCCCGCCTGCACGCTCGGTGTGGCCGCGCTCGGCCTGGCGCGCTACCGCCTCATAGTGCACCCACTACGGCCCGGCGCGCGGCCTCCGCCCACCCTCGTACTCACCGCCGTGTGGGCCGCGGCGGCGCTGCTGGGCGCGCTCTCCCTGCTCGGGCCACCGCCCGcaccgcccccggccccggctcGCTGCTCGGTCCTGGCCGGGGGCCTCGGGCCCTTCCGGCCGCTCTGGGCGCTACTGGCCTTCGCGCTGCCCGCCCTCCTGCTGCTCGGCGCCTACGGCAGCATCTTTCTCGTGGCGCGCCGCGCTGCCCTGAGGCCCCCACGGCCCGCGCGCGGGTCCCGGCCGCGCTCGGACTCTCTGGATAGCCGCCTCTCCATCTTGCCGCCCCTCCGACCTCGCCTGCGCGGGGTCAAAGCAGCCCTGGCCCCAGCACTGGCTGTGGGCCAGTTCGCAGCCTGCTGGTTGCCTTACGGCTGTGCGTGCCTGGCGCCCGCTGCGCAGGCCGCAGCGGCCGAGGCGGCCGTCACCTGGGTAGCCTACTCGGCCTTCGCCGCTCACCCCTTCCTGTATGGCCTGCTGCAGCGCCCCGTGCGCCGAACGCTGGGCCGCCTCGCCCGCCGAGCGCTGCCCCGGCCTCCGCGGGCCTGCACTTCGCGGGCCTGGCACCTTCGCGCACTCCTGCAGCACCTCCAGGGACCTCCAGAGGGCCCTGTTCTAGGCTCTTCTGAGGCACCAGAACAAACCCAGGTTTTGGCAGGAGGAGAGAGCCTGAGCATGCCAGAGGCCACCTGA
- the PCBP4 gene encoding poly(rC)-binding protein 4 isoform X3, whose protein sequence is MSGSDAGLEEEPELSITLTLRMLMHGKEVGSIIGKKGETVKRIREQSSARITISEGSCPERITTITGSTAAVFHAVSMIAFKLDEDLCAAPANGGNVSRPPVTLRLVIPASQCGSLIGKAGTKIKEIRETTGAQVQVAGDLLPNSTERAVTVSGVPDAIILCVRQICAVILESPPKGATIPYHPSLSLGTVLLSTNQGFSVQGQYGAVTPAEVTKLQQLSGHAVPFASPSMVPGLDPGTQTSSQEFLVPNDLIGCVIGRQGSKISEIRQMSGAHIKIGNQAEGAGERHVTITGSPVSIALAQYLITAWAAAGLGGLHCQDGSGQWEQESRAAEILPLLRPAEAQARGQAGPPAGGCLLTLPAQGDSSPRVPNAANAQTHGCTPCPAPVCGCSCSQSGNSFQPRVLGAAAAPV, encoded by the exons ATGAGCGGCTCAGAtgcggggctggaggaggagccaGAGCTCAGCATCACCCTCACGCTGCGGATGCTGATGCACGGGAAG GAGGTGGGCAGCATAATCGGGAAG AAAGGAGAGACTGTAAAGCGAATCCGGGAACAG AGCAGCGCCCGGATCACCATCTCTGAAGGCTCTTGTCCCGAGcgcatcaccaccatcaccggGTCTACAGCAGCCGTGTTCCATGCAGTCTCCATGATCGCTTTCAAGCTGGATGAG GACCTCTGTGCTGCTCCTGCAAATGGGGGGAATGTCTCCAGGCCTCCAGTGACCCTACGCCTGGTCATCCCCGCAAGCCAGTGTGGCTCGCTTATTGGGAAGGCCGGCACTAAGATCAAGGAGATCCGAGAG ACTACAGGTGCCCAGGTGCAGGTGGCAGGTGACCTGCTCCCCAACTCCACTGAGCGTGCTGTCACCGTGTCCGGGGTGCCTGATGCCATCATCCTGTGTGTGCGCCAGATCTGTGCTGTTATCCTGGAG TCCCCACCCAAAGGAGCCACTATCCCATATCATCCAAGCCTCTCCTTAGGTACTGTCCTTCTCTCCACCAACCAG GGCTTCTCCGTCCAGGGTCAGTATGGGGCTGTAACCCCAGCTGAG GTCACCAAGCTCCAGCAGCTCTCAGGCCACGCAGTCCCCTTTGCCTCACCCAGCATGGTGCCAG GACTGGATCCTGGCACCCAGACCAGCTCACAGGAGTTCTTGGTTCCCAATGAC CTGATTGGCTGCGTGATTGGGCGCCAGGGCAGCAAGATCAGTGAGATCCGGCAGATGTCAGGGGCACATATCAAGATCGGGAACCAAGCAGAGGGCGCTGGTGAGCGGCATGTGACCATCACTGGTTCCCCAGTCTCCATCGCCCTGGCCCAGTACCTCATCACTGCCTG ggcCGCCGCCGGGCTTGGCGGCCTACACTGCCAAGATGGCAGCGGCCAATGGGAGCAAGAAAGCCGAGCGGCAGAAATTCTCCCCCTACTGAGGCCAGCTGAGGCACAGGCGCGGGGGCAGGCTGGACCGCCGGCAGGGGGCTGCCTCCTCACCTTACCTGCCCAAGGAGACTCCAGTCCCAGGGTCCCAAACGCCGCTAATGCCCAGACGCATGGATGCACTCCCTGTCCTGCCCCGGTCTGTGGGTGTTCCTGCTCTCAAAGTGGGAACAGTTTCCAGCCCAGGGTTCTGGGAGCTGCGGCAGCCCCAGTGTAG
- the PCBP4 gene encoding poly(rC)-binding protein 4 isoform X2, which yields MSGSDAGLEEEPELSITLTLRMLMHGKEVGSIIGKKGETVKRIREQSSARITISEGSCPERITTITGSTAAVFHAVSMIAFKLDEDLCAAPANGGNVSRPPVTLRLVIPASQCGSLIGKAGTKIKEIRETTGAQVQVAGDLLPNSTERAVTVSGVPDAIILCVRQICAVILESPPKGATIPYHPSLSLGTVLLSTNQGFSVQGQYGAVTPAEVTKLQQLSGHAVPFASPSMVPAGLDPGTQTSSQEFLVPNDLIGCVIGRQGSKISEIRQMSGAHIKIGNQAEGAGERHVTITGSPVSIALAQYLITAWAAAGLGGLHCQDGSGQWEQESRAAEILPLLRPAEAQARGQAGPPAGGCLLTLPAQGDSSPRVPNAANAQTHGCTPCPAPVCGCSCSQSGNSFQPRVLGAAAAPV from the exons ATGAGCGGCTCAGAtgcggggctggaggaggagccaGAGCTCAGCATCACCCTCACGCTGCGGATGCTGATGCACGGGAAG GAGGTGGGCAGCATAATCGGGAAG AAAGGAGAGACTGTAAAGCGAATCCGGGAACAG AGCAGCGCCCGGATCACCATCTCTGAAGGCTCTTGTCCCGAGcgcatcaccaccatcaccggGTCTACAGCAGCCGTGTTCCATGCAGTCTCCATGATCGCTTTCAAGCTGGATGAG GACCTCTGTGCTGCTCCTGCAAATGGGGGGAATGTCTCCAGGCCTCCAGTGACCCTACGCCTGGTCATCCCCGCAAGCCAGTGTGGCTCGCTTATTGGGAAGGCCGGCACTAAGATCAAGGAGATCCGAGAG ACTACAGGTGCCCAGGTGCAGGTGGCAGGTGACCTGCTCCCCAACTCCACTGAGCGTGCTGTCACCGTGTCCGGGGTGCCTGATGCCATCATCCTGTGTGTGCGCCAGATCTGTGCTGTTATCCTGGAG TCCCCACCCAAAGGAGCCACTATCCCATATCATCCAAGCCTCTCCTTAGGTACTGTCCTTCTCTCCACCAACCAG GGCTTCTCCGTCCAGGGTCAGTATGGGGCTGTAACCCCAGCTGAG GTCACCAAGCTCCAGCAGCTCTCAGGCCACGCAGTCCCCTTTGCCTCACCCAGCATGGTGCCAG CAGGACTGGATCCTGGCACCCAGACCAGCTCACAGGAGTTCTTGGTTCCCAATGAC CTGATTGGCTGCGTGATTGGGCGCCAGGGCAGCAAGATCAGTGAGATCCGGCAGATGTCAGGGGCACATATCAAGATCGGGAACCAAGCAGAGGGCGCTGGTGAGCGGCATGTGACCATCACTGGTTCCCCAGTCTCCATCGCCCTGGCCCAGTACCTCATCACTGCCTG ggcCGCCGCCGGGCTTGGCGGCCTACACTGCCAAGATGGCAGCGGCCAATGGGAGCAAGAAAGCCGAGCGGCAGAAATTCTCCCCCTACTGAGGCCAGCTGAGGCACAGGCGCGGGGGCAGGCTGGACCGCCGGCAGGGGGCTGCCTCCTCACCTTACCTGCCCAAGGAGACTCCAGTCCCAGGGTCCCAAACGCCGCTAATGCCCAGACGCATGGATGCACTCCCTGTCCTGCCCCGGTCTGTGGGTGTTCCTGCTCTCAAAGTGGGAACAGTTTCCAGCCCAGGGTTCTGGGAGCTGCGGCAGCCCCAGTGTAG
- the PCBP4 gene encoding poly(rC)-binding protein 4 isoform X4, with protein sequence MSGSDAGLEEEPELSITLTLRMLMHGKEVGSIIGKKGETVKRIREQSSARITISEGSCPERITTITGSTAAVFHAVSMIAFKLDEDLCAAPANGGNVSRPPVTLRLVIPASQCGSLIGKAGTKIKEIRETTGAQVQVAGDLLPNSTERAVTVSGVPDAIILCVRQICAVILESPPKGATIPYHPSLSLGTVLLSTNQGFSVQGQYGAVTPAEVTKLQQLSGHAVPFASPSMVPGLDPGTQTSSQEFLVPNDLIGCVIGRQGSKISEIRQMSGAHIKIGNQAEGAGERHVTITGSPVSIALAQYLITACLETAKSTSGGTPGSAPTDLPAPFSPPLTALPTAPPGLLGTPYAISLSNFIGLKPVPFLALPPASPGPPPGLAAYTAKMAAANGSKKAERQKFSPY encoded by the exons ATGAGCGGCTCAGAtgcggggctggaggaggagccaGAGCTCAGCATCACCCTCACGCTGCGGATGCTGATGCACGGGAAG GAGGTGGGCAGCATAATCGGGAAG AAAGGAGAGACTGTAAAGCGAATCCGGGAACAG AGCAGCGCCCGGATCACCATCTCTGAAGGCTCTTGTCCCGAGcgcatcaccaccatcaccggGTCTACAGCAGCCGTGTTCCATGCAGTCTCCATGATCGCTTTCAAGCTGGATGAG GACCTCTGTGCTGCTCCTGCAAATGGGGGGAATGTCTCCAGGCCTCCAGTGACCCTACGCCTGGTCATCCCCGCAAGCCAGTGTGGCTCGCTTATTGGGAAGGCCGGCACTAAGATCAAGGAGATCCGAGAG ACTACAGGTGCCCAGGTGCAGGTGGCAGGTGACCTGCTCCCCAACTCCACTGAGCGTGCTGTCACCGTGTCCGGGGTGCCTGATGCCATCATCCTGTGTGTGCGCCAGATCTGTGCTGTTATCCTGGAG TCCCCACCCAAAGGAGCCACTATCCCATATCATCCAAGCCTCTCCTTAGGTACTGTCCTTCTCTCCACCAACCAG GGCTTCTCCGTCCAGGGTCAGTATGGGGCTGTAACCCCAGCTGAG GTCACCAAGCTCCAGCAGCTCTCAGGCCACGCAGTCCCCTTTGCCTCACCCAGCATGGTGCCAG GACTGGATCCTGGCACCCAGACCAGCTCACAGGAGTTCTTGGTTCCCAATGAC CTGATTGGCTGCGTGATTGGGCGCCAGGGCAGCAAGATCAGTGAGATCCGGCAGATGTCAGGGGCACATATCAAGATCGGGAACCAAGCAGAGGGCGCTGGTGAGCGGCATGTGACCATCACTGGTTCCCCAGTCTCCATCGCCCTGGCCCAGTACCTCATCACTGCCTG TCTAGAAACGGCCAAGTCTACCTCTGGGGGGACACCTGGCTCGGCCCCCACAGATCTGCCTGCCCCCTTCTCGCCACCCCTGACGGCCCTGCCCACAGCTCCCCCAGGCCTGCTGGGCACGCCCTATGCCATCTCCCTCTCCAACTTCATCGGCCTCAAGCCTGTACCCTTCCTGGCTCTAccacctgcctccccagggcCGCCGCCGGGCTTGGCGGCCTACACTGCCAAGATGGCAGCGGCCAATGGGAGCAAGAAAGCCGAGCGGCAGAAATTCTCCCCCTACTGA
- the PCBP4 gene encoding poly(rC)-binding protein 4 isoform X1 translates to MSGSDAGLEEEPELSITLTLRMLMHGKEVGSIIGKKGETVKRIREQSSARITISEGSCPERITTITGSTAAVFHAVSMIAFKLDEDLCAAPANGGNVSRPPVTLRLVIPASQCGSLIGKAGTKIKEIREVRGRGYQPQVLPFCFEGHLGLWLPVPWGTPSLGTLLWVMGVARGGPVLFLQTTGAQVQVAGDLLPNSTERAVTVSGVPDAIILCVRQICAVILESPPKGATIPYHPSLSLGTVLLSTNQGFSVQGQYGAVTPAEVTKLQQLSGHAVPFASPSMVPGLDPGTQTSSQEFLVPNDLIGCVIGRQGSKISEIRQMSGAHIKIGNQAEGAGERHVTITGSPVSIALAQYLITACLETAKSTSGGTPGSAPTDLPAPFSPPLTALPTAPPGLLGTPYAISLSNFIGLKPVPFLALPPASPGPPPGLAAYTAKMAAANGSKKAERQKFSPY, encoded by the exons ATGAGCGGCTCAGAtgcggggctggaggaggagccaGAGCTCAGCATCACCCTCACGCTGCGGATGCTGATGCACGGGAAG GAGGTGGGCAGCATAATCGGGAAG AAAGGAGAGACTGTAAAGCGAATCCGGGAACAG AGCAGCGCCCGGATCACCATCTCTGAAGGCTCTTGTCCCGAGcgcatcaccaccatcaccggGTCTACAGCAGCCGTGTTCCATGCAGTCTCCATGATCGCTTTCAAGCTGGATGAG GACCTCTGTGCTGCTCCTGCAAATGGGGGGAATGTCTCCAGGCCTCCAGTGACCCTACGCCTGGTCATCCCCGCAAGCCAGTGTGGCTCGCTTATTGGGAAGGCCGGCACTAAGATCAAGGAGATCCGAGAGGTAAGGGGAAGGGGATACCAGCCTCAGGTCTTACCCTTCTGTTTCGAGGGGCACCTGGGCTTATGGCTTCCTGTCCCCTGGGGAACTCCAAGCCTGGGCACTCTACTCTGGGTTATGGGAGTAGCCAGAGGTGGCCCTGTTCTCTTCTTGCAGACTACAGGTGCCCAGGTGCAGGTGGCAGGTGACCTGCTCCCCAACTCCACTGAGCGTGCTGTCACCGTGTCCGGGGTGCCTGATGCCATCATCCTGTGTGTGCGCCAGATCTGTGCTGTTATCCTGGAG TCCCCACCCAAAGGAGCCACTATCCCATATCATCCAAGCCTCTCCTTAGGTACTGTCCTTCTCTCCACCAACCAG GGCTTCTCCGTCCAGGGTCAGTATGGGGCTGTAACCCCAGCTGAG GTCACCAAGCTCCAGCAGCTCTCAGGCCACGCAGTCCCCTTTGCCTCACCCAGCATGGTGCCAG GACTGGATCCTGGCACCCAGACCAGCTCACAGGAGTTCTTGGTTCCCAATGAC CTGATTGGCTGCGTGATTGGGCGCCAGGGCAGCAAGATCAGTGAGATCCGGCAGATGTCAGGGGCACATATCAAGATCGGGAACCAAGCAGAGGGCGCTGGTGAGCGGCATGTGACCATCACTGGTTCCCCAGTCTCCATCGCCCTGGCCCAGTACCTCATCACTGCCTG TCTAGAAACGGCCAAGTCTACCTCTGGGGGGACACCTGGCTCGGCCCCCACAGATCTGCCTGCCCCCTTCTCGCCACCCCTGACGGCCCTGCCCACAGCTCCCCCAGGCCTGCTGGGCACGCCCTATGCCATCTCCCTCTCCAACTTCATCGGCCTCAAGCCTGTACCCTTCCTGGCTCTAccacctgcctccccagggcCGCCGCCGGGCTTGGCGGCCTACACTGCCAAGATGGCAGCGGCCAATGGGAGCAAGAAAGCCGAGCGGCAGAAATTCTCCCCCTACTGA
- the ABHD14B gene encoding putative protein-lysine deacylase ABHD14B, with protein sequence MAGVELHEGTIQVQGQNLFFREARPGGGQAACFSVLLLHGIRFSSETWKNLGTLHRLAQAGYRAVAIDLPGLGRSKEAAAPAPIGELAPSSFLAAVVDALALGPPVVISPSLSGMYSLPFLTAPGSQLRGYVPVAPICTDKINAADYAGVKTSVLIVYGDQDPMGQTSFEHLKQLPNHRVLVLEGAGHPCYLDKPEEWHTGLLDFLQGLA encoded by the exons ATGGCGGGCGTGGAGCTGCATGAGGGCACCATCCAGGTGCAGGGTCAGAACCTCTTCTTCCGAGAGGCTCGGCCGGGCGGTGGGCAGGCTGCCTGCTTCTCCGTGCTGCTGTTGCATGGTATACGCTTCTCCTCTGAGACCTGGAAGAACCTGGGCACGCTGCACAGGCTCGCCCAGGCTGGCTACCGAGCTGTGGCCATTGACCTGCCAG GTCTGGGGCGCTCCAAGGAAGCGGCAGCCCCTGCCCCTATCGGGGAGCTAGCCCCCAGCAGCTTCCTGGCAGCTGTGGTGGATGCCTTGGCCCTGGGCCCCCCTGTTGTGATCAGCCCATCGTTGAGTGGCATGTACTCCCTGCCCTTCCTCACGGCCCCAGGCTCCCAGCTCCGGGGCTATGTGCCAGTGGCCCCCATCTGCACTGACAAAATCAACGCTGCTGACTATGCTGGTGTGAAG ACCTCTGTTCTTATCGTATATGGAGACCAGGACCCCATGGGTCAGACCAGCTTTGAGCACCTGAAGCAGCTGCCCAACCACCGGGTGTTGGTCCTGGAGGGGGCGGGGCACCCCTGTTACCTTGACAAACCCGAGGAGTGGCATACAGGGCTCCTGGATTTCCTACAGGGGTTAGCATGA